The following is a genomic window from Staphylococcus saccharolyticus.
AAATTCATGTCTATCAACCTCTTTTTATTTAATATTTTCAGTTAATATCGTATCATAAAACCAACACTATTAAGAAGTAGGTGAACACATGATTAAAAAAGGCGAGCAATTTCCATCTTTTTCGTTAGAGAATCAAAATGGTAAAGTAATAACTAATGATACAATTAGAGGGCGCAAAGCGATTCTGTATTTCTATCCAAGAGATAACACACCAACATGTACAACAGAAGCGTGTGATTTTAGAGATTATTTATCAGATTTTAATCATTTAGGTGTAGATGTTTACGGAATTAGTGCTGATTCTAAAACTAAACATCAAAATTTTATAAAGAAACACCAATTAAATTTTGACTTACTGGTAGACGAAGATTACAAATTAGCAGATAAAGTTGGTGTTTACCAGTTAAAAAAATCATTCGGCAAGGAAAGTATGGGAATTGTACGAACTACATTTGTTATAGATGAAAATGGATATATATTAGATATCATTGAAAAAGTAAAAGTTAAAACTCAAATAAGCGAATTAAAAACTATTTTGGAGGGTTAATCGTGAAGATTGTCAGCTTGAATAGATTGAAAGAGATAGAAGATGAGTTAAGAGCTAAATTTCCTAGTGAAACGTTCAAATTTTATGATAAGGTAGAAAGTGTCTCAATAGGAGATAGAAAGACCTTAGATATTTTAATAGGTTATAATGGAAAAATTGATAAAAGCTTTATTGAAGAATGTGAAAATTTAAAATGGATAGGCTGGTTTGCGACAGGAGTAAATAATCTTCCATTAGATTATATAAATGACAAAAAAATAATTCTAACTAATGGGCGAGGTATTCAAGCTAAACAATTATCTGAATTTATTATCGCATTTATATTGGATGACTATAAGAAAATGAGAACGTCATATAAAAATCAAGTTGCTAAAAAATATGATCGTAGTCTGACTGGTAAAAGAGTTAAAGGAGAAAAATTATTATTTTTAGGCACTGGTGCTATTGCTCAAAAAACTGCATACTTAGCTCAAGCCTTTGGAATGAAAGTAATAGGAATCAGTAAATTCGGCAAAGAAAAAGAACATTTTGATGAAATCTTTTCGTTAGATAAGTTAGATAAAGTGATAGACGATGCAGATATCATTGTTAACTCACTACCTGAAACTAAAGAAACTATCCATTTACTCCAAAGAGGAGATTTTGAAAAGATGAAAGACGATGCATTGTTTATAAATATTGGAAGAGGAACGATAGTAGATGAACAAGTTATGGTAAATGTACTGAAAGATAAACTTATTCGACATGCATATTTAGATGTTTTTGAAAATGAGCCTCTCAATAGTGACAATTCGTTATATGAATTAAATAATGTAACAATTACTGCACATATTACAGGCAATGATAAAAATATTAATCGAGAAGCGACAAATATTTTTGAAAGAAATCTTGAATATTTTCTCAATAACAAAGATGTAATTGAGAATAAAGTTGATCCTAATAAAGGATATTAGTTGAAAACTACACGTACTTATTGACATTTATTTATAGCAACAGTTATATTAGTATCAAGTAATAATTATTATTAATTAGAAAGATGGTGAATTCAATGAGTGCGGAATTAGAGTCAATAGAACATGAACTTGAAGAATCAATTGCTTCTTTGAGAAAAGCTGGAATTCGTATAACTCCACAAAGACAAGCAATCATTCGCTATCTTATTTCTTCACATTCACATCCAACAGCTGATGAGATTTACCAAGCTCTTTCACCTGATTTTCCTAATATAAGTGTTGCGACAATATATAACAATCTCAGAGTTTTTAAAGACATTGGTATAGTAAAAGAATTAACATATGGCGATGCATCGAGTAGATTTGACTTTAATACTAATAATCACTACCACATTATTTGTGAAAAGTGTGGAAAAATAGTAGATTTCCATTATCCTCAATTAGATGAAGTTGAACAATTAGCTCAACACGTTACTGATTTCGATGTAACGCATCATCGTATGGAGATTTATGGCATATGTAAAGAATGTAAGGAAAGCGAAAAGTCATAAACTTGTAAAACCAAGAGGTTTCGATAAAGAAAAAAGATACTAGTCTCAATCAAACTGAGGACTAGTCTGAAGAGGTTCAAGATATATCAACAAATTGATCTTGAGACTTAAATAATTCTTGTCGATACCTCTTAATTTATGTTTCTTTTTAATAGTGTGAATAATATAAGTTTAAACTCTATTATCAAAACATTCTATTTACACTTTATAAATCTATTCTTCTTAATGAAGAAATAAATTCACTCATAAAGTAATTTTGAACATAAAAACTTTGATATATTTATTGACGATAACAAGATAACTTGGTAATATATAAAAGTCGTCAAAAACAGATTAATTAATTGAAAACTTAAAGTAAAAAGCATTAAGCAGATATTAATAAAGTGTAATTTTGACTATTGAATTTTCACGATAAACACTATAAGATATTATTTGTTGAATTAATTAAGAACAAACAAGAAATAAAATAAAAAAATTATTCTTGACTTAATGAATTCATTTTGATACAATAATGTGTTGTAAGTGTTAATGAACATTGAAAACTGAATGACAATATGTCAACGTTAATTCCAATAAACAGTAACGAAACGTTACAAACTATTAGTATTTATGAGCTAATCAAACATCATAATTTTTTATGGAGAGTTTGATCCTGGCTCAGGATGAACGCTGGCGGCGTGCCTAATACATGCAAGTCGAGCGAACAGACGAGGAGCTTGCTCCTCTGACGTTAGCGGCGGACGGGTGAGTAACACGTGGATAACCTACCTATAAGACTGGGATAACTTCGGGAAACCGGAGCTAATACCAGATAACATGTTGAACCGCATGGTTCAACAGTGAAAGACGGTCTTGCTGTCACTTATAGATGGATCCGCGCCGCATTAGCTAGTTGGTAAGGTAACGGCTTACCAAGGCAACGATGCGTAGCCGACCTGAGAGGGTGATCGGCCACACTGGAACTGAGACACGGTCCAGACTCCTACGGGAGGCAGCAGTAGGGAATCTTCCGCAATGGGCGAAAGCCTGACGGAGCAACGCCGCGTGAGTGATGAAGGTCTTCGGATCGTAAAACTCTGTTATTAGGGAAGAACAA
Proteins encoded in this region:
- a CDS encoding peroxiredoxin, whose translation is MIKKGEQFPSFSLENQNGKVITNDTIRGRKAILYFYPRDNTPTCTTEACDFRDYLSDFNHLGVDVYGISADSKTKHQNFIKKHQLNFDLLVDEDYKLADKVGVYQLKKSFGKESMGIVRTTFVIDENGYILDIIEKVKVKTQISELKTILEG
- a CDS encoding phosphoglycerate dehydrogenase; this translates as MKIVSLNRLKEIEDELRAKFPSETFKFYDKVESVSIGDRKTLDILIGYNGKIDKSFIEECENLKWIGWFATGVNNLPLDYINDKKIILTNGRGIQAKQLSEFIIAFILDDYKKMRTSYKNQVAKKYDRSLTGKRVKGEKLLFLGTGAIAQKTAYLAQAFGMKVIGISKFGKEKEHFDEIFSLDKLDKVIDDADIIVNSLPETKETIHLLQRGDFEKMKDDALFINIGRGTIVDEQVMVNVLKDKLIRHAYLDVFENEPLNSDNSLYELNNVTITAHITGNDKNINREATNIFERNLEYFLNNKDVIENKVDPNKGY
- the perR gene encoding peroxide-responsive transcriptional repressor PerR, whose protein sequence is MSAELESIEHELEESIASLRKAGIRITPQRQAIIRYLISSHSHPTADEIYQALSPDFPNISVATIYNNLRVFKDIGIVKELTYGDASSRFDFNTNNHYHIICEKCGKIVDFHYPQLDEVEQLAQHVTDFDVTHHRMEIYGICKECKESEKS